GCCTCGGTGGCGGGGGAGGCGGCGTCGGTCGAGCCGGGGACGTAGGACACCTCGGCGTGGACCAGCGAGCAGATCTCGCGTGCGGCCTCGCCGGGCGTGCCGGCCGTCGACGCGATCTCGAGCGCCCTCGCGGCGAGGTCGTCGGGCGGGGCGACGAGGACCGGCAGGTCGAGGTACTCCGTCCAGCGGTCGGCCACGGCCGGCCCGGCGAGGTCCTCCCAGGCCAGCGCCGGCAGCGACGCGGGTGGCCGGTCGGTGTGGACGGTCGACACGGCCGTCACGGTCATCGACTCGTGCGGGTCGAGCACCTCGAAGGACGTGACGTCGTTGCCGAAGTAGTCGCGGTAGTCGTAGGTCCACGGCGTCGGGGAGACGCCGAGCCGTGTGTGCACGACGATCTGGCCCGGCCCGGTCTGGGGCGTCATCCGTGCCTGGTTGTACGACGCCAGAGCGAGGCCGTCGTACTCGAAGCCGGTCGTGTGGACGATGCGCAGCTGCATCAGGTCCGACCTCCCATCCAGTGCGTGCCTTCGGATCCGGCGAAGTAGCGGTGCGCGATGGCCTCGGTGGCCCGCGCACAGGTGACCTGCAGCCGCTCCATCTCCGCCGGCAGGTCGGCGATCACGTCGGCGAGCGGGCGGTACTCCAGCTCGGCGCGGGTGCGGCCGATGAGCCGGTGCGCGTCGTTCTGGAAGCCGACCCGCTGCCCGGACTCGAGGTTGTCGAGGCACTGCTCGGCGCGCGAGAGGGCGAAGACGACCGAGCGGGGGAAGAGCCGGTCGAGCAGCAGGAACTCCGCCGCGCCGCGCTCGGTCTCGAGCCCCTTGTAGGTGCGGAGGAACGCCTCGTGCCCGCCGCAGGCGCGCAGCGTGTTGGACCACGGCGAGCCGACCCCGCCCGCGAGCGAGGCGGTGGCGACGAGACGCGAGGTCATGTCGGCGCGCTCGATCATCCGGCCGAGGACGAGGAACTGCCACCCCTCGTCGCGCGTCATGGACGCGTCGGCGGCGCCGTTGATCAGGGCGGCCCGGTCACGCACCCAGCGGAAGCTCGCGCCCTGGCCCATCCGGCCGAACTGCCCGGACGTGACCGTGCGGAAGGTGGTGTTCAGCGCCTCCCACATGTTCACCGAGAGGGTCTCGCGCGCCCGCCGGGCGCTCTCGCGCGCGGCGGCCAGCACGGCGGCGATCGAGTCCGGTGCGGTGGGGTCGTAGGCCAGCAGGCCGAGGACCAGGTCGAGGCCGACCTCGCTGTCGGTGGGCGGGTCGACACCCATGACCGACAGCAGGTTGCGGCACGTCGTCTCCTCGTCGCCGGAGTCCTCCAGCAGGAGCGTGGTCTGCACGTCGAGGATGCGGGCGGTGTCCTCGGCGCGCTCGACGTAGCGGCCGATCCAGAACATCGACTCGGCGATGCGGCTCAGCATCCGGCACCGTCCTCCCCGGCGGTGTCCGTGTCGGACGCGTGCGGATGGCGGACCTGGTGCTGCTGCTGTTGCTGCTGCTGGCCCTCCACGGTGGCGGCTGCCTCGTCCATGGCGGGGCCGGGGCTCGGGGTCGGGCCGACCGGGACCGGTGCCGGCGCCTCCACCCGCGGGACGGGCGTCGGCGCGGTGCCGGCGAGCACCCACGTGTCCTTGGAGCCGCCGCCGCGGGAGGAGTTCACGATCAGCTGGCCCTCCTCGAGCGCGACCCGGGTGAGGCCGCCGGGCAGCACCCACACGCGCTGGCCGTCGTTGACGGCGAAGGGCCGCAGGTCCACGTGGCGTGCGGCCATCGTGCCGTCGACGTAGGTCGGCACCGTGGAGAGCTGGACGACCGGCTGCGCGATCCACGCGCGCGGGTCCTGCATGACCCGCTGCCGCAGCTCGTCGAGCTCGGTCCTGGTGGCCGCGGGGCCGATCACGATGCCCTTGCCGCCGGAGCCGTCGACGGGCTTGATCACGAGCTCGTCGAGGCGGTCCATGACCTCCTCGCGAGCATCGGCGTCGCCGAGCCGCCACGTGTCGACGTTGCGGAGCCGGGGCTCCTCGCCGAGGTAGTAGCGGATGATGTCGGGGAGGTAGGTGTAGACGAGCTTGTCGTCGGCCACGCCGTTGCCGACCGCGTTGGCGAGCGTCACCTGACCGCTGCGCGCGGCGTCGATGAGGCCGGGGCAGCCGAGCAGCGAGTCACCGCGGAAGTGCACCGGGTCGAGGAACTCGTCGTCCACGCGGCGGTAGATCACGTGCACCGGCTCGAGCCCGTGCGTCGTACGCATCATGACGCGCCCGCGACGGCACTGCAGGTCGCGGCCCTCGACGAGCTCGACGCCCATCGTGCGGGCCAGCAGGGCGTGCTCGAAGTAGGCGCCGTTGTAGACGCCCGGGGTCAGCACGACCACCGTCGGGTCGGTGACGCCGGCGGGCGCGGCGGCGCGCAGCGCGGCCAGCAGCCGCTGCGGATAGCTCGCGACCGGACGGATCCGGTGGTGGGAGAACGCCTCGGGCAGCGCCGCCGCGATGGAGCGGCGGTTGGTCATCACGTAGGACACTCCCGACGGCACCCGGACGTTGTCCTCGAGCACGCGGAAGTTGCCCTCGTCGTCGCGGATCAGGTCGATGCCGGAGACGTGGACGCGTACGCCGTTGGGCGGGCGCACGCCGCCGGCCTCGCGGTGGAAGTGGGAGGAGGTGGCCACGACGCGGCGCGGGATCACGCCGTCCTCGAACACCTGGCCGGCGTCGTAGACGTCGGCCAGGAAGGCCTCGAGCGCCTTCACGCGCTGCTGCACGCCGGCGTCGACCTCCTGCCAGGTCTCCATCTCGATCACGCGCGGCACGATGTCGAGCGGGAAGGCCCGCTCCTCCCCGCCGATGTCGAAGGTGACGCCCTGGTCGAGGTACGCCGTCCGCAGCGCCTCGACGCGCGAGGCGACGTCGTCGGGGTCGAGGTCGTTGAAGGAGCGACTCAACGTGAGGTAGGGATCCCGGGGAGCACCGGCCTCGAACATCTCGTCATAGGCCCGACCCGTGGCGTAGTCGTCGAACAGGCGCGGCATGCGTCGACCCTAGTGGGAACGCGTGACGGACGTGTTGCACGAGCGTCACGTGTGTTTCAAGAACGTGTCAGGCCGCGATCAGGGGTGGGTGAGCACCTCGGCGCCGGTCGCGGTGACCAGCAGCGTGTGCTCGAACTGGGCCGTGCGGCGACGGTCCTTGGTGACCACGGTCCAGCCGTCGTCCCACATGTCGTAGTCGGCCATGCCGAGGGTGAGCATCGGCTCGATCGTGAAGGTCATCCCGACGCGGATCTCGTCGTCGTACCTCGGGTCGTCGTAGTGGGGGATGATCAGCCCGGAGTGGAACGCGGTGCCGATGCCGTGCCCGGTGAAGTCGCGCACGACGCCGTAGTCGAACCGCTTCGCGTAGGCCTCGATCACCCGGCCGATGATGTTGACCCGGCGCCCCGGCTGGACGGCCTTGATCGCCCGGTCGAGCGACTCCTTCGTCCGCTCCACCAGCAGCCGCGACTCCTCGTCGACCTCGCCGGCGAGGAAGGTGGCGTTGGTGTCGCCGTGCACCCCGTCGAGGAAGGCGGTGATGTCGATGTTGACGATGTCGCCGTCCTCGACGACCCGCGAGTCGGGGATGCCGTGGCAGATCACCTCGTTGACGCTGGAGCACAGCGACTTGGGGAAGCCGCGGTAGCCGAGCGTCGAGGGGTAGGCGCCGTGGTCGCAGAGGAACTCGTGGCCGATCCGGTCGAGCTCGTCGGTGGTCACGCCCGGCACGACGTGCTGCCCGACCAGCTCGCGGGCCTGGGCGGCCAGGCGTCCGGCGACCCGCATGCGGGCGATCGTGTCGGCGTCCTTGACCTCCTCGCCGGTGAAGCGCTGCGGCGCCGGCTGGTCGACGTACTCGGGGCGCGCGATGGCGGCGGGGACGGGACGACGGGCGGACACCTCTGCGGGTGCTACGGCAGACACGCCGGGAAGTGTAGTTTCGCCCCATGAGCAACGGCGAGAGCGAACGCTGGTGGTTCAACCTGAAGACCCACGAGGTCGAGCCTGACGACGGGGCCAGGAACGCCGACCGGCTGGGTCCCTACGACACCAGGGAAGAGGCGGCGCGGGCCCTCGACAAGGTCGCCGAGCGCAACGAGGCCTGGGACAACGACCCGGACTGGAACGACGACAAGCTCGAGGACTGAGCCGTCGGTCAGAACGTGTGCTCCGGCCCGGGGAACGTGCCGCCGCGCACGTCGTCGGCGTAGGCCCGGGCCGCGTCGAGCAGGATCTGGTGCACGTCGGCGTACTGCTTGACGAAGCGCGCCATCTTGCCGGTGCGCAGCCCGAAGGCGTCCTGCCACACCAGCACCTGGCCGTCGCAGCCGGCTCCGGCGCCGATGCCGATGGTGGGGATGGTCAGCTCCTTGCTGATCTGCTCGGCGACGTCGCCGGGCACCATCTCCATCACGACGGCGAACGCGCCCGCCTCCTGCACCGCGCGGGCGTCGTCGAGGACGCGGTCGCTCGCGTCGCCGCGGCCCTGCACGCGGTAGCCGCCGAGGGTGTGCTCGGACTGCGGGGTGAACCCGATGTGCGCCATCACGGGGATGCCGCCCTGGGTGCACTTCCGGATGACCGGCGCCATCTCGGCGCCGCCCTCGAGCTTCACGCAGTGCGCGCCGGCCTCCTTCATGAAGCGGACGGCGGTGAGGTAGCCCTGCTCGGGGGAGGCCTGGTAGCTGCCGAAGGGCAGGTCGCCGACGACCATCGCGCGCCTGGTCGAGCGGCTGACGGCGCGGGTGAGGGGGAGCAGCTCGTCGACCGTGATCGGCAGCGAGGTCTCGTTGCCCAGGACGTTGTTGGAGGCGGAGTCGCCCACGAGGAGAAGGTCGATGCCGGCCTCGTCGAAGGTGGCCGCGGTGTACATGTCGTAGGCCGTGAGCATCGTGATCTTCTCGCCGCGCTCCTTCATCTCCCGGAGGTGATGGGTGCGGACCCGCTTCACGGGCGCCGACGTCCCGGCGGCCGCCGAACCCGGGCCGGAGCCGTAGGGCGCAGTCTCTTCGGTGGGTGCAGACATGGGTCACTCCTCGTCATCTCGCGGCTCCCTGATGGAGTCCACGGACCACGATCAGGCTAGTGCTGACCGACGGGTAGGCGTCCTGTGTCGATCGTCACGCCTCAGCGCGGGGAGACCCGGAGCACCCGGTCGTCGCTGCCGTTGTCGGTCGTGACGAGGAGGTCGCCGTTGCGCGCGGCGGTGATCGAGCGCAGCCGTCCGAAGCCGGTCAGCTCCTCGGGCCGGGTGACCTGCGCGAGGGCGCCGTCGTCGGTGAACGCCAGGAAGATCACCTCGGAGGCCTTGAGCGCCGCGACGGCGAGCGTGCCGTCGAGGTCGCCCCACTGCCTGCCGCTGACCCAGGCCCCGCCGGATGTCGCGAGGGTCGACTCGCCGGACGACCACCTCGCGTCCTGCTGCTCGCCCGGGAGCGCCTGGTCGGTCATCGGGACCGACTCGTCGTAGCCCGGCACGGGGTTCCAGCCGTAGTCGCCGCCGGGGACGAGCAGGTTGACCTCGTCGTCGCGGTAGCTCCCCTGCTCCACGGACCACAGCGTGCCGTCGGCGCGCTGGGCGAGGCCCTGGACGTTGCGGTGGCCGTAGGTCCAGACGTAGCGGCGGTTGCCGGTGCCACCGGCGAACGGGTTGTCCGGCATCGGCGCGCCGGTGCGCCGGTCGATCCGGAGCGTCTTCCCGCCGAGGGAGTCGAGGTCGCGGGGGTTGGTGCCGACGGCCGCGTCGCCGGTGCCGATGACCAGGCCGGGTCCCTGCCGCTGGAGCAGAAGCCGGCACCCGCCGTGGCGGCCACTGGTCGAGGGCAGTCCGGTGATCATCGTCCTGCGGCCCGAGAGCCTCTTCCACTTCCGGTCGACGCGCCAGCGGGTCACCTGGACGTGGTTCCCGCCCTTCGAGCTGCCGTGGCAGGCGTACACCCGGCGGTGGGCCGCGTCGACGGCGAGCGACATCAGGCCGGTCTCGCCGGAGACCCAGACCAGCTTCGACAGGTCGGCGAGGGTGCGGCGCCTGCCGTTGCGTACGACGCTGATGCGGGCGCGGTCGCGCTCGGAGACGAGCAACCGGCCGCCCGGCGCCTGCTGGACGTCCCACGGGTTCGCGAGGCCCTTCGCGACGGTGCGCACCTCCAGTGCGGGAGCGCGTTCGGCGCGGGGCGCCGGCTCGGCCGGTGCGCCGACGGACGGCGGCAACCCGGCGAGCAGGCTGCCGGCGAGGGCGGCCGTCGCGACGGAGGCGGTCAGGGACAGCGAGGTGGTGCGGAGGCGGGGGCGCACGCTCGCGACGCTAGCCGAGGGGCAGGTCGTGCGCCACCATCGTGCTGCGCCGGGTGGTGGCGTAGCCCAGCCGCGTGTTGAGGCCGCGCATCGCGTCGTTGCCGTCCTGGGTCCAGGTGTAGATCTCGGTGACGCCGTGCGCGGCCGCCCACGCGAGGGTGTGCTGCTTGAGGTGGACCGCGAGCCCGTGGCCGCGCCAGTCCCGGCGTACGGCCGTCAGCGCGTTCTCGGCCCGGTGCGGCACGTCGGTGTCGCGGATCAGGCCGGCGCAGCCGACGACCTCGCCGTCGTGCACGGCGAGGAACATCGGGTCGCCGAGCCAGCTCGTGGCCCACCGGTCCGGGGTCACCTCGATCGAGGTCGAGAAGGCGAAGTCGCTGACCGCCTCCGTGCCCAGGCCGTCGTACGCCGTCGCCCACAGGCCCGGGCGGTCGGACTCGAGGACCACCTCGACGCCGTCGGGCGCCTCGCCGACCGTCGGGGGCGTGGTGAGGGTGAAGGTCTGCTCCACTTCGTGGTCGGTGTCCTCGAAGCCGTGGGCGTGGGCGAAGGCGAGCGACCCGTCGTCGTCGACGGTGGCCCGGACGCGCGGCAGGTCGAGCCTCGCGAGATGATCGGCGAGGTGGTGGAGCAGGGCCGTCCCGACGCCCCGCCGGCGGTGCTCGGGCAGCACCCGTGGCGCGAGCGAGCCCATCGCCGCGGCGTCGGAGCGGTCGGCGAAGCCCAGGCCGACGACGACGCCCCCTTCGCGCGCCAGCACCAGCAGCCGCGTCGGGCTCGCGTCCTGCTCCTTCAGCTCCTCGACCGAGTCGCAGCGCTCGTAGGGGAGCACAGCGATCCGGACCTGGCGCCAGGCCTCGTAGTCCGCGTCGGAGGTGCAGGGCGTGATCTCGACTCCCGGTGAAGTGGGCATGGAGGCACGGTGTCGTCATCTGCCGGGGTAGTCCAGTGGGTTTCGGTCGTGATTGCGGGCCCGACCCAGCCACTTCGCGCTGGACCACGCCGGGGAGGGACGGGCCGTTCCCTAGAGTGAGCGCGTGGACTTCTACTCCGCCTACGCGCAGGGCTTCGCCCGGATCGCGGCCGTCACGCTGCCGGTGCACATCGCCGACCCGATGGCCAATGCCGCCGCCGTCATCGAGCAGGCGCGCGCCTGCCACGACGACGGCGTCGCGGTCGCGGTGTTCCCCGAGCTGGGGCTGACCGGCTACTCGGTCGACGACCTGTTCCTCCAGGACACGCTGCTGGCGTCGGTCGAGGAGGCGATCGCGGAGATCGTGGCGGCGAGCGCCGACCTGATGACCGCGCTGGTCGTCGGTGCGCCGGTCGTGCAGGGCAACCGGGTCTTCAACTGCGCGGTCGTCGTGCACCGCGGCTCGATCCTCGGCGTCGCGCCGAAGTCGTACCTCCCCAACTACCGCGAGTTCTACGAGCGCCGCTGGTTCGCGCCGGGCGACGACCGCGAGCTGGAGTGGGTGACCGTCGCCGGGCAGGACGTCCGCTTCGGGCCCGACCTGATCTTCCGCTGCCTCGACGTCCCCGGCCTCGACCTCCACGTCGAGGTCTGCGAGGACATGTGGGTGCCGGTCCCGCCGAGCGCCGAGGCTGCCCTGGCCGGGGCGACCGTTCTCGCCAACCTCAGTGGCTCGCCGATCACCGTCGCGCGCGCCGAGGACCGTCGGCTGCTCGTCCGCAGCGCCAGCGCGCGGTGCGCGGCGGCGTACGTCTATGCGGCCGCGGGCCAGGGCGAGTCGACCACCGACCTCAGCTGGGACGGCCAGACGCTGGTCTACGAGTGCGGCGACCTGCTCGGCGAGGGCGAGCGGTTCCCCGACGGGCCCCGGCGCACGGTCGTCGACGTCGACCTCGACCGGCTGCGGCAGGAGCGGATCCGGCAGGGCTCGTTCGACGACAACCGCCGCACCCACCACGAGCGGGTGCACCGCTTCCGCACCGTCGAGTGGGAGCTCGAGCCGCCGGCCGGCGACATCGGGCTGCTGCGCAAGGTCGACCGCTACCCGTTCGTGCCCGACGACCCCGCGCGGCTCGAGCTCGACTGCTACGAGGCCTACAACATCCAGGTCTCCGGCCTCGAGCGCCGGATCTCCTCGATCGGCTCGCCGAAGGCCGTCATCGGCGTCAGCGGCGGCCTCGACTCCACGCACGCGCTGATCGTCGCGTGCAAGGCGATGGACCGGCTGGGCCGCCCGCGCAGCGACGTGCTGGCGTTCACGATGCCCGGCTTCGCGACCGGCGCGACCTCGAAGTCGTACGCCACCCGCCTCTCGCAGGCGCTCGGGGTCACGTTCGCCGAGCTCGACATCCGCCCCGCCGCGGAGCAGATGCTGAAGGACATGGGCCACCCCTACGCGCAGGGGGAGAAGGTCTACGACGTCACCTTCGAGAACGTGCAGGCCGGCCTGCGCTACGACTACCTCTTCCGGCTCGCCAACCAGCGCGGCGGCATCGTCGTCGGCACCGGCGACCTGTCCGAGCTCGCGCTCGGGTGGTGCACCTACGGCGTCGGCGACCAGATGTCGCACTACAACGTCAACGCGGGCGTGCCGAAGACGCTCGTGCAGCACCTCATCCGCTGGGTGATCAGCCACGGCGAGTTCTCCGAGGAGGTCGGCGAGGTGCTCGGCGAGATCCTCCAGCAGGAGATCACCCCCGAGCTCATCCCGACCGAGGAGGGCGTCAAGCCGCAGGCCACCGAGGACTCGGTCGGCCCCTATAACCTCCAGGACTTCACGCTCGCGCACGTCGTGCGCCACGGCTACCGGCCGCGCAAGATCGCCTTCCTCGCGTGGCACGCGTGGAAGGACGTCGAGGCAGGGGAGTGGCCGCCCGGCTTCCCGGCCGACGCGCGGGTGGCGTACTCGCTCGCCGACATCCGCAGCTGGCTCGAGGTCTTCGTCAAGCGGTTCTTCGCCAACCAGTTCAAGCGCTCCGCCCTGCCCAACGGCCCCAAGGTGAGCGCGAGCGGGACGATGAGCCCGCGCGGCGACTGGCGGATGCCGAGCGACGCCAGGGGCACCGCCTGGCTCGCCGAGATCGAGCGGGACGTGCCGCAGGCCTGATGCCTTAACGCGCCCTTAGCCACGGGCTGGAGCGGGGTTAGCCACGCTCCGACGAACCTTCTGGTCATGACGCCGCACCCGGCGTCGGACACCGAGGAGGAATCGTGAAGAAGGCAGTCATCGGCGGAGTCGCCGCGGCGGCGGTCGTCATCGGAGCAGGCAGCTGGTGGGCGATCGACAGCCAGGTCGAGGCCCAGACCACGGAGCGCGGCACCTGCGGCGGCGCGACGTGGGAGCTCAGCGCCGAGGGCGAGGACGGCGGCACCGAGGTCAGCGCCGAGCTGCAGTCGAGCGGCCCGGGCGAGGAGTGGCAGGTCGAGCTGACCCGCGACGACACCTCGCTGCTGACCGGCGCCCGCACGACCGACGAGGACGGCGAGATCGACGTCGACGCCTACAGCTCCGGCAACCCCGGCGACGCGACGTACGCCGTCACCTTCACGCCCACCGACGGCGAGCCCTGCACGGCCACCCTCGGCTCCTGAACCACCCGCGCCATCCCCGCCCCATCCCTGCCCCATCCCCGTAGCAGCACCCACAGAGGAGATCCCCATGAAGAAGCTCATCGCCACCACCACCCTCGTCGCCACCGCCGCGGCCGGCACCGCCGTCCTGGTGGCCGCGCCGGCCAGCGCGGACGTCGAGAAGCGCGGCACCTGCGCCGGCGCGACGTTCGAGCTCAACGTCGACCGTGAGCGCGGCGGCTACGACGTCGACGCCGACATCGAGGGCGCCCGCGCCTACAGCGAGTGGACGGTCGCCGTGCGCCACAACGGCAAGGTCGCCGTCTCGCGCACGATCACCGCCGACGACGAGGGCGAGCTCGACCTCGACACCTTCCGCAAGAACGCCCGCGGCAAGGACACCTTCAAGCTCACCGTCACCCCGGCCGGCGCCGGCGCGTGCTCGGTGAAGGTCACCGTGGCCTGAGCCACCCCTCCGCACGGGCAGGAGCCCGGGTCAGGCCGTCCGCAACGTGACGGCGACCCGGGCTCCTCCCATGTCCGAGGCACCCGTGGTCACCTCCCCGCCCGCGTCCTGCGCGGTGCGTGCGGCGATCGAGAGCCCGAGGCCGGTCGAGCCGGCACCGCTCTCCCCGCGGCCGGTCGCGTCCAGCCCGGCGGGCAGGCCGGGGCCGGCGTCCTCGACGACGAGGTCCACCCGGTCCGCGGACGCGCCCAGCGTGATGCGCACGGCGGCGTCGTCGGGCGTGTGCGAGAAGACGTTGTCCAGGAGGACGTCCACCATCGCCTCGAGGTCGGCGCTGCTCGCCCGCAGCAGCGGCCCGGAGGTCGCGAGGTCGACCTCGTAGGTCCGTCCCTGGTCCTCGGCGAGCGCCTCCCAGTGGCGTACCCGCTCGGCGATGACGGCCACCGCGTCGGTGCGGGGGTCGAGCCCCTCGCGCTCGGAGCGACGCGCCTCGCGGACGATCTCGTCGACGGTCGCCTGGAGGTGGTCGAGGTCGCCCGCGAGCCGCTCGCGCAGGTCGTCGTCCTCGACCGTCTCGACCCGCAGCCGCAGGGCGGTCACGGGGGTCCGGAGGCGGTGGGAGAGGTCCGCCACGCTCTCGCGCTCGCGGGCCAGGAGCAGCTGGATGCGACCGACGAGGCGGTCGATGGCGCCGCCGAGCTCCTGCACCTCGGCGGGGCCGTGGACCGCGGCGACCGGCTCGATGGTGCCGGTGCTGCCCAGGGACTGGGTGTGCTCGGCCAGCTGGCGGATCGGCTGCACGAACGAGCGTCCGAGACGGTCGACCACCACGAGCGAGCCGGCGAGCAGGGCGAGCGCGAGGAGGGCGAGCAGGCCCCACGCGGCGCCCACGACCGAGTCGAGGCCGGGCTCGTCGACGACCACCCGGATGACCGGCGTCTGCGACGGCAGGCCGGAGTTGCCGCCGCGGGAGACCGGGACGAGGATCTGCGACCCGCCCCCCACGTCGTCGACGCGGGCGCGGCCCGTGTTGCGGGCATCGAGGACCCGCCAGTCCTCGCCCTCGTCGGGGCCCACCCCGATGCCGTCGGGGAAGAGCACGGTGACCTGGGTGTGGCCGTCCTCGTCGTTGAGCTTGTCGACGTACTGCGCCACCGACCCCTTGTCGTCCGAGCGCGAGACGACCGTCTCGACCGCCTGCACCTCGAGCGCGGCCCGGGCCAGCCGGTCCTCCAGCGCATAGCTGCGGACCAGGACGGCCATCGGCACGAGCATGGCCAGCAGCACCATCGAGATCGCCGCCGCGGCCGTGACCAGGAGGCTGCGACGCACCTCAGTCCGCCTGCGACGAGGGGAGGTCGGGCGGCGCCGCGAGACGTACGCCGACGCCGCGCACGGTCGTCAGGTAGCGCGGGTCGGCGGCGGTCTCGCCGAGCTTGCGGCGCAGCCAGGACAGGTGCACGTCGACGGTCTTGTCCGAACCGCCCCACGGCTGGCGCCAGACCTCGACGAGCAGGTCACGCTTGGTGACCACCTCGCCCGGTCGCTCGGCCAGGTGGGCCAGCAGGTCGAACTCGCGCGGCGTCAGCTCGACCTCGGTGCCGTCGAGGTGTACGCGCCGCCCGGACAGGTCTACGGAGAGCCCGCCGACGGTGAGCGTCGTGGGACGGGTGCGACCGGCGTCGGTGCGGCGCAGCACCGCGCGCACCCGGGCGTCGAGCTGGGCGCTGGTGAACGGCTTCACCACGTAGTCGTCGGCGCCGGCGTCGAGGGCGCCGACCAGGGAGGGGTCGTCGGCGCGCGCGCTGGCGATGATCACCGGCACCGCGCTCACGCCCCGCAGCATCGACAGCACCTGGGTGCCGTCGACGTCGGGCAGGCCGAGGTCGAGCACGACCAGGTCGGGGGAGGAGTCGACGGCGAGCTGGAGGCCGGCCATGCCGGTGGGCGCCGAGGTCACGGTGTGCCCGGCCTCGCGCAGGCCACGGACCAGCAGCGGCCGGATCCGGTCGTCGTCCTCGATGATCAGTACCTCGGCCACGCGGTGACCGTACCGCCCGCCCGCACGAGGACGGCGTTCCTTAGCGCGGCCTTAACCATCGCCTCACCTCGTGCTGACCTCGCGGAGGGCACGATGGTGCGGTGAGACGTCGGATGCTGCTCGTGGGCCTGTGGGTCGCCACCACGGCCGTGGCCGTGGTGCTCGGCGTCCTCGCGATCTCGACGGTCGGCGCCACCATCCGGGACCGCGGCCCGGTCGGTGACGAGGTCGCGCGCGACACGACCGCCGGCTCCACCTCGGTGCCGAGTCCCGAGGGCCCGGCCGTCTCCGACGCGATCACCGGTGAGTGGGGCGCCTTCGACGTCGAGTGCCGCGACACCTGGGCCTACGGCGTCGGCGTCCGCCCCGACAAGGCGTCGGGCTGGCGCGTGGTGAGCTGGGAGAAGGGTCCCGACGACGACGTCGACGCGGTCTTCAGCGACGGTCGCAACTCGGTGGACCTCGAGGTGTTCTGCAACCAGGGTCGGCCGACCCTGGCCGAGCTCGAGCGCAACACGCTCGGTGGGGACGACTGAGCGCGAGGAAGACGGCGAGGAACCCAAGGTCTTCGCGCAACGTGTGAGGGTGTCCGGTGCGTCTACGGGTGGTAGGACGGACACACCCTCACAGGAAGACCCACACGATGACCTCACGCCTGCTCTCGGGAGCACTGCTCGCCACCCTCCTCGTCGCGACCGCCGCACCGGCGACGGCCGCCCCGGCGCCTACGGTCGACAGGGCCCCGGCGACGACCACGTTGACGATCCACGCCGCCGGCTGCGAGGGGTGCGCGATCACCGCGCACTCGGCCCTGACCTCCGACTACGAGGACGTCTGGGAGTCGGACGCGGTCGAGGTCGTCGACGGCCTGGCGACGCTCCGGGTGCCGACCGACCGCACGGCCGGGCTGTCGCTGACCCTCACGGCGCCGTGGGAGCGCCGTCTCGGCTACGTCACGGCCGTCGCGATGCGCTACGCCGGGACCCGTCCCGGCGACACCGTCGGCTACCGCGACGCGCGCGCCGAGCGTCGGGCGAGCGCCTGCTGGGGTGGCACGACCGAGCAGTCCTTCGACATGACGATCCACACCCGCAAGGTCCGGGTCGACGGGGTGGCTCCCGGCAAGGTGCCCGGCACGCTCGCCTGGGCGCGTACGACGCCCTCGTGGCTGGCGCCGATGCGTCGGGTGTGGAACGGCGTGATGGGCGAGCAGGACATCGACTTCTGCGAGCCGCCGGCCGAGGGATGAGGGCACCCCGGAAGCAGATGCAACCCTCCCGGACGAAGGTGCGTCCAGACAGTGACAGATCACCTACGGGGAGAGAGACATGAACTTCCGCAGCACCACCATCCTGGCCAGGTCGGTCCTGACCGCCGCCGTCCTCACGGCCGCGCTCGTGCCGGCCGCCGCCACCGCGTCGCCCGACCGGTCCGCCGACCGGCCCGGCGGCGCCCAGCGGACCACGCTGACCTTCACCGTCGAGGACTGCGAGGGCTGCGAGATCCAGCTCGCCAACGCGCTCCAGACCCGCCACACCGACGTGAAGCTCTG
This is a stretch of genomic DNA from Nocardioides oleivorans. It encodes these proteins:
- a CDS encoding PQQ-dependent sugar dehydrogenase; translated protein: MRPRLRTTSLSLTASVATAALAGSLLAGLPPSVGAPAEPAPRAERAPALEVRTVAKGLANPWDVQQAPGGRLLVSERDRARISVVRNGRRRTLADLSKLVWVSGETGLMSLAVDAAHRRVYACHGSSKGGNHVQVTRWRVDRKWKRLSGRRTMITGLPSTSGRHGGCRLLLQRQGPGLVIGTGDAAVGTNPRDLDSLGGKTLRIDRRTGAPMPDNPFAGGTGNRRYVWTYGHRNVQGLAQRADGTLWSVEQGSYRDDEVNLLVPGGDYGWNPVPGYDESVPMTDQALPGEQQDARWSSGESTLATSGGAWVSGRQWGDLDGTLAVAALKASEVIFLAFTDDGALAQVTRPEELTGFGRLRSITAARNGDLLVTTDNGSDDRVLRVSPR
- a CDS encoding GNAT family N-acetyltransferase yields the protein MPTSPGVEITPCTSDADYEAWRQVRIAVLPYERCDSVEELKEQDASPTRLLVLAREGGVVVGLGFADRSDAAAMGSLAPRVLPEHRRRGVGTALLHHLADHLARLDLPRVRATVDDDGSLAFAHAHGFEDTDHEVEQTFTLTTPPTVGEAPDGVEVVLESDRPGLWATAYDGLGTEAVSDFAFSTSIEVTPDRWATSWLGDPMFLAVHDGEVVGCAGLIRDTDVPHRAENALTAVRRDWRGHGLAVHLKQHTLAWAAAHGVTEIYTWTQDGNDAMRGLNTRLGYATTRRSTMVAHDLPLG
- a CDS encoding NAD(+) synthase: MDFYSAYAQGFARIAAVTLPVHIADPMANAAAVIEQARACHDDGVAVAVFPELGLTGYSVDDLFLQDTLLASVEEAIAEIVAASADLMTALVVGAPVVQGNRVFNCAVVVHRGSILGVAPKSYLPNYREFYERRWFAPGDDRELEWVTVAGQDVRFGPDLIFRCLDVPGLDLHVEVCEDMWVPVPPSAEAALAGATVLANLSGSPITVARAEDRRLLVRSASARCAAAYVYAAAGQGESTTDLSWDGQTLVYECGDLLGEGERFPDGPRRTVVDVDLDRLRQERIRQGSFDDNRRTHHERVHRFRTVEWELEPPAGDIGLLRKVDRYPFVPDDPARLELDCYEAYNIQVSGLERRISSIGSPKAVIGVSGGLDSTHALIVACKAMDRLGRPRSDVLAFTMPGFATGATSKSYATRLSQALGVTFAELDIRPAAEQMLKDMGHPYAQGEKVYDVTFENVQAGLRYDYLFRLANQRGGIVVGTGDLSELALGWCTYGVGDQMSHYNVNAGVPKTLVQHLIRWVISHGEFSEEVGEVLGEILQQEITPELIPTEEGVKPQATEDSVGPYNLQDFTLAHVVRHGYRPRKIAFLAWHAWKDVEAGEWPPGFPADARVAYSLADIRSWLEVFVKRFFANQFKRSALPNGPKVSASGTMSPRGDWRMPSDARGTAWLAEIERDVPQA
- a CDS encoding sensor histidine kinase yields the protein MRRSLLVTAAAAISMVLLAMLVPMAVLVRSYALEDRLARAALEVQAVETVVSRSDDKGSVAQYVDKLNDEDGHTQVTVLFPDGIGVGPDEGEDWRVLDARNTGRARVDDVGGGSQILVPVSRGGNSGLPSQTPVIRVVVDEPGLDSVVGAAWGLLALLALALLAGSLVVVDRLGRSFVQPIRQLAEHTQSLGSTGTIEPVAAVHGPAEVQELGGAIDRLVGRIQLLLARERESVADLSHRLRTPVTALRLRVETVEDDDLRERLAGDLDHLQATVDEIVREARRSEREGLDPRTDAVAVIAERVRHWEALAEDQGRTYEVDLATSGPLLRASSADLEAMVDVLLDNVFSHTPDDAAVRITLGASADRVDLVVEDAGPGLPAGLDATGRGESGAGSTGLGLSIAARTAQDAGGEVTTGASDMGGARVAVTLRTA